The Meiothermus sp. genome segment AATGGCCACCGGGTTCAGCACCAGCAAGGAGATGGGGGTGTACTGTTCGACGTCAATTTTGGTCTGGGCCACCCAGGGAGGCAGGATGACCTCGAGGGTGATGATGCCTATTGTGTAACCGTCGGGGCGACCCTGGGCGATGGCTCCATGCCCTACCGCGCCACCCCCGCCGGTTCGATTAACCACCTGGAAGGGTGCGCCCAAGGTTTTTTCCAAAACCGGAGCCAGGGCCCGGGCGGTTAAGTCGGTCGAGCCACCCGGCGACCAGGGCACAATCATCGTGACCGGGCGAACCGGGAAACGCTGGGCCAACCCCAGCCCACCCAAAAGTAACACCGCCAGCAAAAGCGTCCACCAACGTTTCATGCTTTTCCTCCCTTTGGCTCTTCGGCTTACATCAAGGTTGTGGATGGAGCCTGGTTGTAAGCGAAGTGCGGTCACTATAACCGAGGTTTGACTACAATGCAACTGGCATCTCAGTAGGGTTTGAGTTAGACTGCTAAAAAAAGGAGGCCCATGACCCACCCCCCCCTCGAGCCCCTTCCTCTGCGCGAGCAGGCCTATTCGCGCATCAAGCAGCTCATCCTGGACGAGGAGTTTCCGCCCAATAGTTTTCTTTCGGAGCGCGGACTGGCTGAGCGCCTGGGCATGAGCAAGACCCCGGTTCGGCTGGCTATTGCTAGGCTCGAACACGAGGGGTACGTGCGGGTCTCTCCGCAGCAGGGCATCGTGGTGCTGGCCCCGAGTTTCGAGGAAATTCTGGACTACATCGATTTTCGCCTGGCGCTGGAGAGCTTCGTAGTGAAAAGTCTGGCGGCTTTACCTAGCCCGGATCGAGCCCAAGCCCTGGAAGCCCAGCTTGTCGAACAAGCCCAGGTAGTACACAACCCCAAGAGCCCTCTCCAAGCCCTGGTGCATGCCGACATGGCTTTCCACAGATTTCTGGCCGCTTTGCTGGGTAACCGCCCCATCCTGCAAGCCTTAGAGCGCCAACAAGAAGTGCTCTACCGCATCGCTATGCGCATTTTTCAAAAATACCCCCAGCGACGTGAACAGAGCTTTGTCGAGCACCAGACCCTCTGCCGCCTCATTGCTGCAGGCCAGCAGGCCGAGGCAGCAGCCCTTATCGAGCAACACATTCTGCGAATCAAGTCTTTGCTGGTAGGCGCGGAGGGGTGAACGGTACATGGCGGGAGGTACTTTTTTTCGCTATCCGCACAATGTTCACAAAGCGAACAAGCTAAAAGCCTGTCTGCAGCTTGAGGCTGTTGCATTTTGGCTTGCGCTTCCGATAAACTCAAGCCACTCGAGCTTTTCGTACAACAACTCGCTGAGTAGATGCCAGAAGCCTCGAGTTTAGGGAGGTCTAAATGTGCGCACCTTGTGTGATGGGCCTGGTAGAAAAAAGCCTCAGCCGTCGTGAGCTTCTTGGAATAGCGGCCGGTGTAGCTGCGGTAGCCGTCAGCAGTGCCCAGGCCCAGAGCCAGGTAGCCGGCAAAGCCTTCAGCAACGTGGCCGACCTGACCCACATGGTCTCGCCCAGCTTCCCCATGTTCCCCGGTGCCAGCCCCATGAAAATCACCGAGGTGGTGACCGTCAAGAAGGATGGCTACTACGGCAACACCCTGGAAATCTGGGAACATACCGGCACCCACATGGACGCCCCCGCTCACTTTGCGGATGGGGGCGCCACTGCCGACACCCTTCCCGTGAACCGCCTGATTGCCCCCCTGGCCGTTATCAACATCAAGGCCAAGGCCGACCGCAACCCCGACGCCGAGGTCACCGCAGACGATATCCTGGCCTGGGAGCGCAGCTATGGTCGGCTGCCCAACGGGGCCTTTGTGGCCATGTACTCGGGCTGGGATAGCCGCGTGAACGATGCCAAAGCTTTTGTCAACCTGGATGGCTCCAATGTACAGCACTATCCCGGTTTCAGCCCTGCCGCCGCAGAGTTTCTGGTACGCGAGCGCAACATCGTGGGCGTGGGGGTAGACACCCTCTCGCTCGACTTTGGCGCTTCCAAGGACTTCAAAAGCCATGTGACCCTGCTGGGCGCGGGCAAGTACGGCCTCGAGAACCTGGCCAACTTAGCCAGCGTGCGCCCCAACGGGGCCATGATTATTGTGGGCGGGCCCAAGCACAAGGGCGCTTCGGGCGGGCCTAGCCGGGTGATGGCGATCTGGTAACCCCCTGCGCACTTTATTGCGCCCTTACGAAACAAATCTTGCTTATAGCCGCTGATTTGCGCGGTGGCTCAAAAGGCTGTCCTAAGCAAAGAAATAACAGCGGGTAGAGATAAAAATGTGTTGCTCAAGGACTATATGGGGTTGTCTGGCGCATTGTGCCTGAAATGCTTTATTGAAGGCCAATCTCGTCGTTGTAGGAATTCCCCAACGCCCTGTTGTGAGAACCTCGAGCCGGGGTCAAAGCGCAAACTCTTACCCCCAAATATCTACATATTGTTCGATGGGTATCGCAACAAAGTTGAATTGATTCGATAAACACACAGTTCCAGTAAACTAAACCAAGATTTTACTGTGCGAGACAGACCAAACACAACCGCGTAAAATCAAAACAACACTGCCAAGACCCCCAGGCTAAAGTTTCCGATGCGAATTTGGCCCAGCAGGTAGCCAATCGCGGCCACCAAAAAGAGTAGCAATAGCGGGTTTTCCCTGAGCGGCAGCATCCTCTCTCCCCCATCCATCATGCGCCCTGTATTCGGGACAGATCGCCCAAAAAAGCAAAAATCCCCCTTTGTGGGGGATGTTCCCAGACCTGCCCCTTACCTGGCCAGCGCGCTTCGGGCCCGGTCGGCCATCTGGTAGAGCTTTTCCCTGGTAAGGGGGATTTTGCCCTCCAGAGCCAGCCCCTTGCCGTCTTCCCAGTGGGCATGGTGGTGGATGTGACCCCCCGGAACCCGGAAGGCCACATGCTTGAGCTTGGCATGGCGCGGCGAGACCGAGGCAAAGAAGAAAGGCTCTCCCCGCTCATCCGAAAGCGAGACCGCCATCATGGTGGTAGGCAGTTCGTAGGGGCGCTCCATGCGGTAGATGAAGTCGGGGAAATCGGACTCTTTGGTGAACAGCACACCTTTTTCTGAGGCGTATTGCTTCATCCATTCGATAACCTGTACCCAGGCCTGGTAGAGCATTTCGTCGTGGTGAGGGTCGTGGGCAGCGCTCATGACCTTTATAGTTTATCGGTTTAGCGTGACAAAGTCTAAGTGGTCTGGCAACCAGGAAATCGGTATGCACTACTATCCCTCTCAATGAGCCGCACATCGCAATTTTGGGCAATCAAGGTGCTCTAAAACATGCCGAAAAATAAGTTACCCGTGCACCAAGAGAGCACTCGAAAACTCGCTTAAGAACTCGAGTTTAGCCAGTCGCTTATGTCCGGCCCCAAAACCGCGCAAAACCACAAAAAGCGATTCGGCAGACCCTCCCGAGGTTAGAAACAAGTTACACAAAGCCCGCAGGCGTGTACTAGGATAAGGTTTACATGCGGCTGGAAGATCTTCCTCCTTTGCCCGAGGCGCCAGGAGTCTACCTCTGGAAAGCTGGCGAAAGCGTCATCTACGTGGGCAAGGCCAAAAACCTCAAGGCCCGGGTGACCAGCTATTTTCACAGCGAGGGCAAAAGCCTGCGGGTTTCCCAGGAAGCCACCCACCTCGAGTTCATCGTGCTGCGCGACGAGGTGGAAGCACTTTTGCTCGAGGCCAACCTCATCAAGCACCACCGCCCCCATTACAACATCTTGATGAAGGACGATAAGCACTACCCTTTCCTGAAGCTAACCCAGGAAGAATGGCCCATGCTGATGGTAGTGCGGCGGGTGCAAAACGACGGGGCCCGCTACTGGGGGCCTTTCCCCGAGGCTTCGGCGGTGCGGCGCATCAAACGCCTGGTCGACCGCTTTTTCCCACTGCGTCAGAATTCCGGCTTCCCCTTCAAAAAAAGGCGCTACCCCTGCCTCAACCACTCCATGGGACGCTGCCTGGCCCCCTGTGTGGGCAAGGCCGACCCCGAGCAGTACCGGGTGGTGGTACAGCAAGTTGAAAACCTGCTGGACGGCAAGGTAGAGGCTCTTTACGAAAGCCTCGAGCAGCAGATGCGGGCGGCGGCCCAGCACCAGGACTTCGAGCGGGCGGCGGAGATACGCGACCAGATCGTTGCAGTGCGAAGCTTCTTTGGCACCAACCAGCAAGCCTACGACCCCGAGCTGGGCGACCTGGATTTTTTAGGTTTTGCCCGAGCGGGCGATTACGCCCTCATTCAGCACTATCAGATGCGTGGGGGGCAGATGCTGGGGCGCATCAGCCGCTTTGTAGAGGGGGTCAAGGAGGCCAGCGACGCCGAATTGCTGGAAGCCTTTTTGCGCGACTACTACCTCGAGGCCACCCCGCTGCCCCCGCTGGTGCTGCTGCCCTTCGATCTGGAAGCCCAGGATGCTTTCTCGGCCTTTCTGAGCAGCAAAGGGCGCAAGGTAGAAGTTCGCATCCCCCAGCGCGGCGACAAAACCCGCCTGATTGAGCTCGCCCAGAAGAACGCAGAGACCGCCTCTGCACACCGAACTCAAGGTGCTCGAGCGCAAAGGCGACCACCCCGGCCTCAAGGGGCTAATGGAGGTCTTGGGGCTTTCACGTCGCCCCTACCGCATCGAGGGCTACGATATCTCCAACCTGCTGGGCGAGAGCGTGGTGGGCTCCATCACCGTATTCGAGGGGGGGCGCCCCAAAAAAGCCGAGTACCGACGCATTAAAATTAAGGGTCTGCAAGGACAGCCCGACGACTTTTTCTCCATGGAGCAAACCATCCTCCGGCGCTTCACCGGCAGCCTGGCGGAGCAAATGCCCATCCCCGACCTGATCCTGATCGACGGCGGGCTGGGCCAGGTGCGGGCGGCTCAAAAGGGCCTGAAGCAGGCCGGCCTCGATATTCCGCTGGTGGGGTTGGCCAAGCGCGAGGAGACCCTGGTTCTGCCCGATGGACGCACCATTGGGCTTCCGCTAAGCCATCCCGCCTTGCAAATCCTGATCTACCTGCGCGACGAAACCCACCGCAACGGCCTCGAGTTCCACCGCAAACTCCGCAACCAAAAAACCCTAAAGAGCATCTTCGACGATATCCCGGGCATCGGCCCGGCCCGCAAGATGGCCCTCTTGAACCACTTCTCTACCCTGGAAGAGCTGCGGGCCATGAGTGTGGACGAGCTGGCCAGGCTGCCAGGCCTCGATAAGCGCAGCGCCCAAGCGGTGCTAAAGGCCCTGGGGGCCGGCGTCCCTTCCGAGGGGTCTAGGGCTTGAGAAGTAAAGTCCATCGTCTATGGCCTACGTCTATAGTCCAAGGTCTACGGAAGGCTTTTATCGTTTTCCCCTTTCCCTCTGCCCCTCTTGGGAGAGGCTCGAGGCAACTCCGGCTGGCTTGGCGCTCATTTTGCCGAAATAGGACACTTCACCTGGCAACCCGGTGTGGCCGGGAGAGGGGACTGTGGCCCAGGCCTTTAGCCAGATGATGCCAGCCTGTAGACTGGCATTCCGCTCTAAGGCACGGTAGTCTTACGCCTATGGAAAGCTTGCGCATGGCCCTGATGGGGGGCGGAACCGTGGGAAGCGCTTTGGCCGAGCTGTTGCCTTTGCACCGGGCTCGCTTTGAGGCCCTGGGGCTCGAGGTCGAACTGGCCCGGGTGCTGGTGCGCGATACCCGCAAAAGTCGGCCCGGCATTCCCAGCCGGCTGCTGACCGATAACCCGGAGGGCTTTCTGGACGACGTGGACGTGCTGGTAGAGGTAGCAGGTGGCACCACCGTAGCCGCAAACCTGGTGTTGCAGGCGCTGGAGGAGGGCCTGCTGGTGGTCACGGCCAACAAAGCCCTGCTGGCCGAGCGCTGGGACGAGTTGCGTCCCTACGCCGAGGAGGGCAACC includes the following:
- a CDS encoding NADH-quinone oxidoreductase subunit 15 translates to MSAAHDPHHDEMLYQAWVQVIEWMKQYASEKGVLFTKESDFPDFIYRMERPYELPTTMMAVSLSDERGEPFFFASVSPRHAKLKHVAFRVPGGHIHHHAHWEDGKGLALEGKIPLTREKLYQMADRARSALAR
- a CDS encoding cyclase family protein; the encoded protein is MCAPCVMGLVEKSLSRRELLGIAAGVAAVAVSSAQAQSQVAGKAFSNVADLTHMVSPSFPMFPGASPMKITEVVTVKKDGYYGNTLEIWEHTGTHMDAPAHFADGGATADTLPVNRLIAPLAVINIKAKADRNPDAEVTADDILAWERSYGRLPNGAFVAMYSGWDSRVNDAKAFVNLDGSNVQHYPGFSPAAAEFLVRERNIVGVGVDTLSLDFGASKDFKSHVTLLGAGKYGLENLANLASVRPNGAMIIVGGPKHKGASGGPSRVMAIW
- a CDS encoding GntR family transcriptional regulator; translated protein: MTHPPLEPLPLREQAYSRIKQLILDEEFPPNSFLSERGLAERLGMSKTPVRLAIARLEHEGYVRVSPQQGIVVLAPSFEEILDYIDFRLALESFVVKSLAALPSPDRAQALEAQLVEQAQVVHNPKSPLQALVHADMAFHRFLAALLGNRPILQALERQQEVLYRIAMRIFQKYPQRREQSFVEHQTLCRLIAAGQQAEAAALIEQHILRIKSLLVGAEG